From a region of the Haloferax volcanii DS2 genome:
- a CDS encoding TIGR00725 family protein produces MRVSVVGGSVVPDPVEAIAEDLGRLLAQRGHTVVCGGLGGVMKAACRGAKDAGGTTIGVLPGEDREDANSYVDIPIATGLGHARNALVAMNGDAVIAVDGGGGTLSEIGYANVFDRPTAGIRTQQVGSLEGFEPCDSPEAAVAFVEDAV; encoded by the coding sequence GTGCGCGTGAGCGTCGTCGGCGGGAGCGTCGTCCCCGACCCGGTCGAAGCCATCGCCGAAGACCTGGGTCGCCTGCTCGCCCAGCGCGGCCACACGGTCGTCTGCGGCGGCCTCGGCGGCGTCATGAAGGCGGCCTGTCGCGGCGCGAAAGACGCCGGCGGCACGACTATCGGCGTCCTGCCGGGCGAGGACCGCGAGGATGCGAACTCCTACGTCGACATCCCTATTGCGACCGGGCTCGGCCACGCGAGAAACGCGCTCGTCGCGATGAACGGCGACGCCGTCATCGCCGTCGACGGCGGCGGCGGGACGCTCTCCGAAATCGGCTACGCCAACGTCTTCGACCGCCCGACGGCCGGCATCAGAACCCAACAGGTCGGCTCGCTAGAGGGCTTCGAGCCGTGCGACTCGCCGGAAGCGGCCGTCGCGTTCGTCGAAGACGCGGTCTGA
- a CDS encoding MBL fold metallo-hydrolase → MTVSDWSDWLPRAVESADPETVAIWYLGCNGFVIKGSEGTTLFVDPYVGIGDPPRTVRMIPVPFDPEDVTEADAVLATHEHTDHVHGQSQAPILENTGATFVAPDDSLSVAYDDEAWFDDYDLSEDQFEEVAEGDSVDIGEFTVHVEPAYDPDASHPVAYVFEHESGTFIHGGDTKPAEEFAGIGERYDLDLGILAFGTVGNIPDKETGEPVRTTWYNDENQIIEAASDLDLDRLVPTHWDMWKGMTADPKVLHHHAKSFEAPRSLDLVEIGDRVDL, encoded by the coding sequence ATGACAGTCAGCGACTGGAGCGACTGGCTCCCGCGCGCGGTCGAGTCGGCCGACCCCGAGACGGTTGCCATCTGGTATCTGGGTTGCAACGGGTTCGTCATCAAGGGCAGCGAGGGGACGACGCTGTTCGTCGACCCGTACGTCGGCATCGGCGACCCGCCGCGGACGGTCCGTATGATTCCCGTCCCGTTCGACCCCGAGGACGTGACCGAGGCCGACGCGGTCCTCGCCACGCACGAGCACACGGACCACGTTCACGGGCAGAGTCAAGCGCCCATCCTCGAAAACACGGGCGCGACGTTCGTCGCCCCCGACGACTCGCTTTCGGTCGCCTACGACGACGAGGCGTGGTTCGACGACTACGACCTCTCCGAGGACCAGTTCGAGGAGGTCGCGGAGGGCGACAGCGTCGACATCGGTGAGTTCACCGTCCACGTCGAACCCGCCTACGACCCCGACGCGTCTCATCCGGTCGCCTACGTCTTCGAACACGAGTCGGGGACGTTCATCCACGGCGGCGACACCAAGCCCGCCGAGGAGTTCGCCGGCATCGGGGAGCGCTACGACCTCGACCTCGGCATCCTCGCGTTCGGAACCGTCGGCAACATCCCCGACAAGGAGACGGGCGAGCCGGTCCGCACGACGTGGTACAACGACGAAAACCAGATTATCGAGGCCGCGAGCGACCTCGACCTCGACCGCCTCGTCCCGACTCACTGGGACATGTGGAAGGGCATGACCGCCGACCCGAAGGTGCTGCACCACCACGCCAAGAGCTTCGAGGCCCCGCGCTCGCTCGACCTCGTCGAAATCGGTGACCGCGTCGACCTCTGA